One Drosophila santomea strain STO CAGO 1482 chromosome X, Prin_Dsan_1.1, whole genome shotgun sequence DNA segment encodes these proteins:
- the LOC120457290 gene encoding inositol-trisphosphate 3-kinase A isoform X2: protein MSVCALSQPQPPNNPNQNQKQKNGPARLPALATGNGSGIVNGNGSGITLNGKAKGSVTPPTPPPSPQVRIYEDFDRMSAKEVYYNEAGKKVTVKLLHFPDVPPEEISKLKFDDDDEEEEDGNDDGNGDGDEDDGEDKGEEADEDSDSGRRPTSADSEDAAQKSESSGGASNANAIPSTSKKIFRRKLSGNNMQPRKCSLAFAQAHGIRQRAEKKLSMPTISITANSGEHVAHNCGLRLIVGRKLSQQHSLPLGSPSTPTSPMNPGPRRSHSPLGQSLCPGYIQYSKSLLEVPMPRDYGYASSDDLSSEWDSDVSTSAAGSATGSGAASQAASGKKSSGWRKIRNIVQWTPFFQTYKKQRYPWVQLAGHQGNFKAGPEPGTVLKKLCPKEEECFQILMHDLLRPYVPVYKGQVTSEDGELYLQLQDLLSDYVQPCVMDCKVGVRTYLEEELSKAKEKPKLRKDMYDKMIQIDSHAPTAEEHAAKAVTKPRYMVWRETISSTATLGFRIEGIKKSDGTSSKDFKTTKSREQIKLAFLEFLSGHPHILPRYIQRLRAIRATLAVSEFFQTHEVIGSSLLFVHDQTHASIWLIDFAKTVELPPQLRIDHYSAWKVGNHEDGYLIGINNLIDIFVELHASMEAKAKAEAIQSPVSSEDPAEATEESKS, encoded by the exons ATGTCCGTGTGCGCCCTCAGCCAGCCACAGCCGCCGAATAATCCAAATCAGAATCAAAAGCAGAAGAACGGGCCAGCGAGACTGCCGGCGTTGgcaaccggaaacggaagtggcaTCGtaaacggaaacggaagtggcaTAACACTGAACGGGAAAGCCAAGGGCTCCGTAACGCCACCCACACCGCCGCCCTCGCCGCAGGTACGGATCTACGAGGACTTCGACAGGATGAGCGCCAAGGAGGTGTACTACAATGAGGCGGGCAAGAAGGTGACCGTGAAACTGCTGCACTTTCCCGACGTTCCGCCCGAGGAGATATCCAAATTGAAAttcgacgacgacgacgaggaggaggaggatggaAATGATGATGGCAACGGAGATGGTGACGAAGACGATGGCGAAGACAAGGGCGAGGAGGCCGACGAGGATAGCGATAGCGGACGTAGACCCACATCGGCGGACAGCGAGGATGCGGCCCAAAAGTCGGAGTCAAGTGGCGGTGCCAGCAATGCGAACGCAATACCAAGCACATCCAAGAAGATCTTTCGCCGCAAACTCTCCGGCAACAATATGCAGCCACGGAAATGCAGTTTGGCCTTCGCCCAGGCACACGGCATACGCCAGCGGGCGGAGAAGAAGCTATCGATGCCGACCATTAGCATTACGGCCAACTCGGGTGAGCATGTGGCCCACAATTGTGGGCTGCGCTTAATTGTGGGACGCAAGCTATCGCAGCAGCATTCGCTGCCACTGGGCTCACCCAGCACGCCCACATCGCCCATGAATCCGGGACCACGACGTTCACACTCGCCGCTGGGTCAGAGTTTGTGCCCCGGCTACATCCAGTACTCCAAGTCGCTGCTGGAGGTGCCCATGCCGCGGGACTACGGCTACGCCAGCAGCGATGATCTCAGCTCCGAGTGGGACTCGGATGTGTCCACATCAGCGGCCGGCTCCGCCACAGGATCGGGTGCCGCATCTCAGGCCGCGAGCGGCAAGAAG AGCTCCGGCTGGCGGAAGATCCGCAACATCGTGCAGTGGACGCCCTTCTTCCAGACGTACAAGAAGCAGCGCTATCCATGGGTCCAACTGGCCGGACACCAGGGCAACTTCAAGGCCGGTCCCGAGCCGGGCACCGTGCTCAAGAAGCTCTGCCCCAAGGAGGAGGAGTGCTTCCAGATCCTCATGCACGATCTGCTGCGCCCCTATGTGCCCGTCTACAAGGGCCAGGTGACCAGCGAGGATGGCGAAC TTTATTTGCAGCTGCAGGATCTGCTCAGTGACTATGTGCAGCCGTGCGTGATGGACTGCAAGGTGGGCGTGCGCACCTatctggaggaggagctgtCCAAGGCGAAGGAGAAGCCCAAGCTGCGCAAGGACATGTACGACAAGATGATCCAGATCgacagccacgcccccaccgCCGAGGAGCACGCGGCCAAGGCGGTGACCAAGCCACGCTATATGGTCTGGCGTGAGACCATCTCCAGCACGGCCACGCTGGGATTCCGCATCGAG GGCATCAAGAAGAGCGATGGCACCAGTTCCAAAGATTTCAAAACGACGAAGTCACGCGAACAAATCAAGTTGGCCTTTCTCGAGTTCCTCAGCGGTCATCCACATATTTTG CCGCGCTACATACAGCGTTTGCGAGCCATAAGGGCCACGCTGGCGGTATCGGAATTCTTCCAGACCCACGAGGTCATCGGCAGCTCCCTGCTCTTCGTCCACGACCAGACCCACGCCAGCATTTGGCTGATTGACTTCGCCAAGACGGTGGAGCTGCCGCCGCAGCTGCGTATCGATCACTACTCCGCCTGGAAGGTGGGCAACCACGAGGATGGCTATCTCATTGGTATCAACAATCTCATTGATATCTTTGTGGAGCTGCACGCATCCATGGAGGCGAAGGCAAAAGCGGAGGCCATTCAGTCACCCGTTTCTAGCGAAGATCCAGCCGAGGCGACGGAGGAAAGCAAATCCTGA
- the LOC120457291 gene encoding peroxiredoxin 1 yields MPQLQKPAPGFAGTAVVNGVFKDIKLSDYKGKYLVLFFYPLDFTFVCPTEIIAFSESAAEFRKINCEVIGCSTDSQFTHLAWINTPRKQGGLGSMDIPLLADKSMKVARDYGVLDEETGIPFRGLFIIDDKQNLRQITVNDLPVGRSVEETLRLVQAFQYTDKYGEVCPANWKPGQKTMVADPTKSKEYFETTS; encoded by the coding sequence ATGCCCCAGCTACAGAAGCCCGCTCCTGGATTCGCCGGCACCGCCGTCGTCAATGGTGTGTTCAAGGACATCAAGCTGAGCGACTACAAGGGCAAGTACCTGGTGCTGTTCTTCTATCCGCTGGACTTCACCTTCGTGTGCCCCACGGAGATTATCGCATTCTCGGAGAGCGCCGCCGAGTTCCGCAAGATCAATTGCGAGGTGATCGGTTGCTCCACGGACAGCCAGTTCACCCACTTGGCGTGGATCAACACGCCCAGGAAGCAGGGCGGTCTGGGCAGCATGGACATTCCCCTGCTGGCCGACAAGTCAATGAAGGTGGCCCGCGATTATGGTGTGCTCGATGAGGAGACCGGCATTCCATTCCGCGGCCTGTTCATCATCGATGACAAGCAGAACTTGCGCCAGATCACCGTCAACGATCTGCCCGTGGGTCGCAGCGTGGAGGAGACACTGCGTCTCGTTCAGGCCTTCCAGTACACCGATAAGTACGGCGAGGTGTGCCCCGCCAACTGGAAGCCCGGCCAGAAGACCATGGTGGCCGATCCCACCAAGTCCAAGGAGTACTTCGAGACCACCTCCTAA
- the LOC120456554 gene encoding 40S ribosomal protein S15Aa: MVRMNVLADALKCINNAEKRGKRQVLLRPCSKVIIKFLTVMMKHGYIGEFEIVDDHRSGKIVVNLTGRLNKCGVISPRFDVPINDIEKWTNNLLPSRQFGYVVLTTSGGIMDHEEARRKHLGGKILGFFF; this comes from the coding sequence ATGGTGCGTATGAACGTATTGGCCGATGCCCTGAAGTGCATCAACAACGCCGAGAAGCGTGGCAAGCGCCAGGTGCTGCTGCGTCCCTGCTCCAAGGTGATCATCAAGTTCCTGACCGTGATGATGAAGCATGGCTACATTGGTGAATTCGAGATCGTTGACGATCACCGTTCCGGCAAGATCGTTGTGAACCTAACTGGTCGCCTGAACAAGTGCGGCGTCATCTCGCCCCGCTTCGATGTGCCCATCAACGACATCGAGAAGTGGACCAACAATCTGCTGCCCTCCCGTCAGTTTGGCTACGTTGTGCTCACCACCTCTGGCGGCATCATGGACCACGAGGAGGCCAGGAGAAAACATTTGGGAGGCAAGATCCTCGGCTTCTTCTTCTAG
- the LOC120456696 gene encoding nuclear speckle splicing regulatory protein 1 — protein sequence MSKQYGLIIPGQQKKAPPKRPERPSIFDESSESESDDDQNAPQLKPKTSGMSLGPSLMERRVARRQQEKALAEDPTIFQYDELYDDMDSKREEAKQTKSQEPRKPKYIGRLMEHAERRKLEKELRIERQVQKDREAEGEMYKDKDTYVTAAYRKKLESIRQMQEQEQRDEYLEAIGDVTKQKDLDGFYRHLYEQKMGGPAQQDVVKPKTAPTTDEVAYKPIKAEAAKHRSYRRRRASEEEEEQTKGKSGQDSESTKSTDQAESKPAQAHLTNNIDADSDFSIDDSSDEEEEKGHKKEKEEKGKEKLSQDKKEDKDKAAESSEPAKGKEPEASQQSPSKKAENSNGDVDEKDLPVPTVTKPPVDRTLIWRKRTVGEVFEAAVARYQERKRARQG from the exons atgtCCAAACA ATATGGCCTTATTATACCCGGCCAGCAGAAGAAGGCACCTCCAAAACGGCCCGAAAGGCCCTCGATTTTCGACGAGAGCTCCGAGTCCGAAAGCGATGATGACCAAAATGCTCCGCAATTGAAGCCGAAAACCAGCGGCATGTCCTTGGGTCCCAGTCTAATGGAGCGCCGCGTGGCCCGGCGGCAGCAGGAGAAGGCCCTAGCCGAGGATCCAACCATATTCCAGTACGACGAGCTGTACGACGACATGGACAGCAAACGCGAGGAGGCCAAGCAGACGAAGAGCCAGGAGCCGCGTAAACCCAAGTACATTGGCCGGCTGATGGAGCATGCCGAGCGCAggaagctggagaaggagcTGCGCATCGAACGGCAGGTGCAAAAGGATCGCGAGGCCGAGGGCGAGATGTACAAGGACAAGGATACCTATGTGACTGCCGCCTATCGCAAGAAACTCGAGTCGATACGCCAgatgcaggagcaggagcagcgggaTGAGTACCTCGAGGCCATTGGCGATGTCACCAAGCAGAAGGATCTGGACGGCTTCTATCGCCATCTCTACGAACAGAAAATGGGCGGTCCCGCCCAGCAGGATGTCGTCAAGCCCAAGACGGCGCCCACCACTGACGAGGTGGCGTACAAACCCATCAAGGCAGAGGCGGCCAAGCACAGAAGCTATCGACGACGTCGCGCCTccgaggaggaagaggagcaGACGAAGGGCAAGTCAGGCCAAGACTCGGAATCCACAAAGTCAACGGATCAGGCGGAAAGCAAGCCAGCACAAGCACATTTGACCAACAACATAGATGCCGATTCCGATTTTAGCATAGACGACTCCAGCGATGAGGAAGAGGAGAAGGGGCACAAGAAGGAAAAGGAGGAGAAGGGGAAGGAGAAGCTGTCCCAGGACAAAAAGGAGGATAAGGACAAGGCAGCGGAAAGTTCTGAGCCCGCTAAAGGCAAAGAACCCGAGGCCTCGCAACAATCTCCCTccaaaaaagcagaaaattCCAATGGCGACGTGGACGAGAAGGATCTACCCGTGCCGACAGTCACCAAACCTCCTGTCGACCGCACACTCATCTGGCGCAAAAGGACCGTGGGCGAGGTATTCGAGGCGGCGGTGGCACGCTATCAGGAACGCAAGCGAGCGCGCCAGGGGTAA